CACCATGAAACAATTTTGCTGTGTGTTGATCAATATTTAACGCTTTCCGGATCCCACGGGTTACATACATTTTTGCAATAACAATCGCATCCTTTATTGAGTGACCCAACGCAAGACAGGCCGCAAGAGCGGAAGAAAGAGTACATCCCACCCCACGATAATTTCTATTAGGTAACCGTTGATTCGCGAGCCAAAAAGATTCATGTCCATTAGTCCAATAATCTTGGCTAAATAAGGCATCCTTTACATGACCTCCTTTGAGTAAGACGCTTTTGGCCCCCAGCGCTAACATTGCGTGAGCACCTTCTTGGATATCTTGATAGGAAGTAAGGGAGCGATTCAATATTTTTTCTGCTTCAATCAAATTGGGTGTAACAATATCCACGTACGGAAATAACTTCACTAGACGTTCTATATGTTGCTGTACATTTGAAAAAATTAATGGAGTTCTCGAAGACAATGCGAGTATTGGATCTAAGACCACAAACCCTGGATAATCTTTCAAAAAATGAGTGATTTTCTCATGAGTAGATGACGTACCAATCATCCCGATTTTAATAGTATCGGGTTTAAATGCATATTGTAATGCATCATATTGTGCAGCAACCTGATCACTAGATATTGCTTCAATAGCTGCGAAGCATGAGTCTACATTAAAATTTTTTAATGTTTCTAAATCAACTTGAACTCCTGAAAGTCCTGCAGGATCAACGCTAGCAATTGTCCATACAATTGGTTTTTTCATACTTTATTATCTTGATGCCAAAACGGGGTATCAATTAATGAAGTGCTGGGATGTGCTACGTTTCTTTCAAGCATTATCCCTGCTTGAAACGCTTCAAAACCCGCGATGACTGCATGACGAAAAGCAGATGCCATATCGATAGGAAAATTTGCTAGAGCAACCGCTGTATTCAATAACACTGCATCAAATCCCAGTTCCATGGCTTGTACAGCATGAGAGGGTTTCCCAATGCCGGCATCAACAATCAACGTCGTTTTAGGAAGTCGATGGCGTAGCGTTTCTAAAGCATATGAGTTAACCAATCCTTTGCCTGAACCAATAGGAGCGGCCCAAGGCATTAAAATGTTGCACCCTATATCGACCAACTTTTGGCATACGACCAAATCGTCTGTGCAATAGGGAAAAACGTCAAATCCTTCATCAATTAAAATTTTGGCCGCTTTGATTAACTCAAATGGATCGGGCTGAAGATTGTACTCATCCCCAATCACCTCTAATTTAATCCATGAAGTATCAAATAGCTCTCTTGAGAGCATAGCCGTACTAATCGCCGTTTTTGCATCACGACAACCTGCCGTATTCGGCAAAAGATGACAGCTTAAATTTTTTACTGCTTGCCAAAAAACCTCACCGCCTATGCCTTGTGGTGCTTGGCGCTTTATTGATAAAGTAATCACTTCTACCTCAGCGGCACGAATAGCGTTCTCCATGACTTCTAATGAGGGATAACACGCTGTTCCAAGTATTAAACGGCTTTTTAGCATTTTCCCGGCTAAATTCCACATGCTTAACCTCCTTGCATTGGCACAATGATATCTACGCGATCGCCTGGATTTAATAGTGTTATGTTGTAGGCCATACGAGGGATCAGCCGATTATTTATCGCGACTGCAAAATGCTGCTCGATGTAATTGTTTTGTATTAATAATTCGTGTAACGATTGTGTTGGTTCAATCTGCTGCACTGTATCATTGAGATAAATGCTGACCATAATTAACTCTCCCAAATTTTTGGATAACGAACGTGTTGATAATTGGTTTTTATGCCACGAAGAACTTCTTCCGCTAGAGCAGGGGCAATTAAATAACCATGACGATAGAGTCCATTGATAGCGATGAGCCCATCCGTGAATTTAATCCTTGGTAAATGACTTGATAGGGTGGGGCGGCATTGGGTAACTGTCTTTATGATGCGCGCATCAGAAAAACCGGCATGGACATAGTAAGCTGCTGTTAATAATTCTAATGTTGTACGAACTGAAATAGAATCAAGATCGTCTGCTTCAATTTCACTGGCGCCAATAAGATAAATATTGGCAGGGCGCGGGACTATGTACAAACTATAACGAGGGTGTAAAAGACGAATTGAGCGCTGCAACTGAACATCAGGAGAATGCAGCCATATTAACTCACCACGTAGAGATCGTAAATCAGTAAAAACAGAGCGAGCACCTAATCCTCGGCAATCAAAAACCATATCGAACTCATGCGACTTTGATTCGGTTATAATCAGCCTTGGTTCAAGTGATAAAACAGGTGTATTCGTGATGCATCTTACGCCTTTAGCCTCTAAATAAATCTTAAGAACGCGCATTAGCGACTGACAATCCATATGCGCTTCGTCAGGGAAATAATAAGCTGTCTCGAATTTAGAAAGCTCAGGCTCAAGTTGAATCACTGTCTTATTAGATAATTGTTGAAAGTTAAAGTCACCCTGATCCAATTGACTTGATATGCGCCGACTAAAATGACTCCATTCAGCTTGATCATTAGGATGACTAAGTACCAGACTTCCGGATTGTTGAAAATAAATCTGTTCTGGTAATTGTGCAAGAATTTGCGGCCAGCATTGTCGAATGGATTCTTGACCTAAATGAAAAATCAGTTGATCTGCTTTATCTAATTCAGAAAACGGTGTTAATAACCCGGCGGCGGCTAAGCTACAATTTATATCCCCTGTGTTTTGATCAAAAAGAGTGACTTTCCAGCCTGCATTATGCAATGCAAGTGCCAGCAAGCGTCCCATTATTCCCATGCCCACAATACCTGCTTGCATGGTTAGCTCTCAAGACAACAAGCGATTGGCTTTAAATCAGAGTAAGGCGTTTCCGGCAAAAAACGAAATGTCCGTTCTGGTACAATAAACTGAACTGAAAAAAAATTCGGTGATGGCATGCTCATAACTCCTTATATTAATGCGTGAATAATATTGGAGATGGCAAAAGGGAACCGTGCCACATAGAAAATATGACATGGATCTTATGAAGGCGTCCTTACGCTGATATGACTCAGTTCAAGTTCGACGGGTAACTCTCAGCCGGTTTTCCGACACCCCGCGCCATCTAACAAACAGTGATATGCTAGATTTTAATTTTTTGTTTGTCAAATCCGTAGAGCTTTTGTGGAATGAAA
This Legionella fallonii LLAP-10 DNA region includes the following protein-coding sequences:
- a CDS encoding thiazole synthase, which codes for MWNLAGKMLKSRLILGTACYPSLEVMENAIRAAEVEVITLSIKRQAPQGIGGEVFWQAVKNLSCHLLPNTAGCRDAKTAISTAMLSRELFDTSWIKLEVIGDEYNLQPDPFELIKAAKILIDEGFDVFPYCTDDLVVCQKLVDIGCNILMPWAAPIGSGKGLVNSYALETLRHRLPKTTLIVDAGIGKPSHAVQAMELGFDAVLLNTAVALANFPIDMASAFRHAVIAGFEAFQAGIMLERNVAHPSTSLIDTPFWHQDNKV
- the thiS gene encoding sulfur carrier protein ThiS, producing MVSIYLNDTVQQIEPTQSLHELLIQNNYIEQHFAVAINNRLIPRMAYNITLLNPGDRVDIIVPMQGG
- a CDS encoding FAD-dependent oxidoreductase, with the translated sequence MQAGIVGMGIMGRLLALALHNAGWKVTLFDQNTGDINCSLAAAGLLTPFSELDKADQLIFHLGQESIRQCWPQILAQLPEQIYFQQSGSLVLSHPNDQAEWSHFSRRISSQLDQGDFNFQQLSNKTVIQLEPELSKFETAYYFPDEAHMDCQSLMRVLKIYLEAKGVRCITNTPVLSLEPRLIITESKSHEFDMVFDCRGLGARSVFTDLRSLRGELIWLHSPDVQLQRSIRLLHPRYSLYIVPRPANIYLIGASEIEADDLDSISVRTTLELLTAAYYVHAGFSDARIIKTVTQCRPTLSSHLPRIKFTDGLIAINGLYRHGYLIAPALAEEVLRGIKTNYQHVRYPKIWES
- the thiE gene encoding thiamine phosphate synthase, which codes for MKKPIVWTIASVDPAGLSGVQVDLETLKNFNVDSCFAAIEAISSDQVAAQYDALQYAFKPDTIKIGMIGTSSTHEKITHFLKDYPGFVVLDPILALSSRTPLIFSNVQQHIERLVKLFPYVDIVTPNLIEAEKILNRSLTSYQDIQEGAHAMLALGAKSVLLKGGHVKDALFSQDYWTNGHESFWLANQRLPNRNYRGVGCTLSSALAACLALGHSIKDAIVIAKMYVTRGIRKALNIDQHTAKLFHGGWPEDEIDLPYLSPTPLLKLPAPFKQCQIGLYPVVDSSHWLEKLLPEGVKCIQLRIKNMRQARLEEEIKRSIFLAKKYCVTLFINDYWELAIRFGAQGIHLGQEDLHEADIDKIRQSGLHLGVSTHCYYEVATAHALNPSYIACGPIYPTTSKVMSFQPQGIDQLQRWRRTLHYPLVAIGGMTFERLPEILKARVDGVSLISAITKADNPLTATQQFLTQMKELRDG